From the genome of Polyangiaceae bacterium, one region includes:
- a CDS encoding PEGA domain-containing protein encodes MKNSRRFAIAIALFLPLLPVTASAQQPAADAPAAAEPTKEAKEEASRRFKRGLELFNEGDYRTALVEFRRAYELAPNYNVLYNIGNVQFQLSDYASALGSFEKYLEQGGANIDAKRKAEVDKDIDKLRGRVARVEIITNVPDADVMINDMPVGKTPFTKAIVLNPGRHKITAIKEGRLPATQTIEVASSDTPSVKLELVEKPINQVPPPPPPPPPPPPPPPPPPPPPGRAIPWAGIGITAGFAVASGVAGVLALQKSDELAELRKVDSGATKTKLREASESTATRALVSDIFLGGAVVSGVVTLIVGLRSPSASAPDKPAAAATTGFIKDVKLDVSPTGVQLHGTF; translated from the coding sequence ATGAAGAACTCACGACGCTTCGCCATCGCCATCGCCCTGTTCCTTCCACTGCTTCCGGTTACGGCTTCCGCGCAGCAACCGGCAGCCGACGCTCCCGCCGCTGCTGAACCGACGAAGGAGGCCAAGGAGGAGGCATCGCGGCGCTTCAAGCGCGGCCTCGAACTGTTCAACGAGGGCGACTACCGAACGGCGCTCGTCGAGTTCAGGCGCGCGTACGAGCTCGCGCCCAACTACAACGTTCTCTACAACATCGGCAACGTTCAATTCCAATTGAGCGATTACGCAAGCGCGCTCGGTTCATTCGAGAAGTACCTCGAGCAAGGCGGCGCCAACATCGACGCCAAGCGCAAAGCGGAAGTCGACAAGGACATCGACAAACTTCGCGGGCGTGTGGCACGCGTCGAAATCATCACGAACGTGCCCGACGCCGACGTCATGATCAACGACATGCCCGTCGGCAAAACCCCGTTTACCAAAGCGATCGTTCTCAATCCGGGGCGGCACAAGATCACGGCCATCAAAGAGGGGCGACTGCCAGCAACGCAAACGATTGAAGTCGCGAGTTCGGATACGCCGAGCGTCAAGCTCGAGCTTGTCGAAAAGCCGATCAATCAGGTGCCTCCGCCGCCTCCGCCGCCTCCGCCGCCCCCACCTCCGCCGCCGCCTCCGCCGCCTCCGCCGGGGCGAGCAATTCCTTGGGCAGGCATTGGCATTACCGCGGGATTCGCCGTCGCTTCGGGTGTCGCGGGCGTGCTTGCGCTGCAGAAATCGGACGAGCTTGCAGAGCTACGCAAAGTCGATTCGGGAGCGACAAAGACGAAGTTGCGCGAAGCATCCGAGTCGACCGCGACGCGCGCGCTGGTGTCCGACATCTTCCTGGGTGGTGCCGTGGTGTCGGGCGTCGTGACGCTGATCGTCGGATTGCGCTCGCCATCGGCATCTGCACCGGACAAACCTGCCGCCGCCGCGACAACCGGCTTCATCAAAGACGTGAAGCTCGACGTGTCTCCCACGGGCGTGCAGCTTCACGGGACTTTCTAA